A region of the Flavobacteriaceae bacterium MAR_2010_188 genome:
AGAGATTTAAAAGCAGTTTCCAACCCAAAAACAAGACTGGGAAAATCCGCTAATTTATTTCGAAGTTCTTCTAGACCAAGATTTATATTCTCGCAGGTCCATTTTAGTTTGTTTTCGTAATCCGGTCTATCATCAACAGAAAGCTCTCGGAACATTCCGCATTCCCCGATACCAGTTTTAATGCCATCAAAGATTTTTATAAACCAGGTATCTTTATGTTTAAGTATTCCTCGAGAGGTACCGCTGGGAGTTTTAAAAATGAGTGAATAAGGAATAACTTCCGCAGTCATTTTATTATTTGAAGAGATTCTATTGTTTGTTGAATTCGTCCCGTATTCTTACATAGACCAACTTGTAGCGACTTTTTGCTTTGTCCCTGCGATCTATTTCAAAATTTTTGATGGACTTTATAAGAAGTGTCAATTTGAGGAAACCATAATTCCGAGAATCAAAATTAGGCTGTTTTTTTTGGAGCAAGTTTCCAACATCACCAAGGAACGCCCAACCATCCTCATCGGCAACATCGCTAATAGTAGATGAAATCAGATTAATTACCCTTGGGGTAATCTTATCAATGTTTTCTTTGTTTTCCGCTTCAGTATTGACCGTCTTGGACTGTTCGTCAGTAGTAGACTTTTTCAAGATTTCGAGATAGATAAATTTATCGCATGCAGCGATAAAAGGATCAGGAGTTTTCTTTTCGCCAATTCCAAAGACCTGCATCCCGGCTTCCCTTAATCTAGTTGCCAGTCTGGTAAAGTCGCTATCGCTAGAAACGAGACAGAAACCATTAACCTTCTCAGAATACAAGATATCCATGGCATCAATAATCATAGCCGAATCCGTTGCATTCTTCCCCGTTGTATAGCCATACTGTTGGATTGGAGTTATGGCGTTTTCTAACAAAACCTGCTTCCATTTATTGAGTTTTGTATTGGTCCAATCTCCGTAGATTCTCTTTATGGTTGGGTTACCATACTTGGCAATTTCTTCCATCATCTCCTTAACATAGGCCGATGGAATATTATCCCCGTCTATTAGTATAGCAAGCTTTATATCCATTTATCTAATTTTGAGTTGCTTATTTTTTGGATTTCTTAATCCTTTTGGCTTCCTTTTTTTCTTTAGGTGTTAATGCAGCCTCTTTCTTAACGTTTTTCTTTGAGTCGTGTGATTTTGCCATCTTGTGGTTTTTTTAAATATCGCTGGTAAAAATAAGGTATATCCCGATAGATTTCTCCTAATAATAAAAAAAAGCTGCAGTTTTCTGCAGCTTTAGATTTATTTATTTTGAAGGATTAGGCGTTGTCCCTTGGTTGGTGCTTTTCCTGTTTTTGCTTAACCTGTTCGTTAATTTCCTTTCCATCGGATTGGTTTTGCTTTTGGTTTATCGCGTTTTCCTTAATTCCTTTTTTCTTATTATCCTGTCCTGGAATCTTCTTATCATTCATAATTGCTCGATTTTAATTAAACTTATATTTCTATACTTTCTCCAATTTCTAAAAGCATTAAATCTTTTCCTTTATCAAAGAATTTTCGTTTTGCTTCGTCCTTGTCGATTTCGATATACCCAAAGGTATCATAATGATAGCCTAATATCTTATCGCATTCAATAAAATCACTAGCTATAATGGCATCATCTACTCCCATGGTAAAATTATCACCAATTGGCAAAATGGCTAAGTCTATATCGGTATATAGCGGGATAAGCTTCATATCAAACGTTAGAGCGGTGTCGCCGGCGATGTAAATATTCTTGTGTTCACCTTCAATTACAAAACCACCTGGTTGCCCGCCATAAGAACCATCATCAAAGGAAGATGTATGGATTGCGTTGACGTATTTTACATTCCCGAACTCAAAATCCCAACTCCCACCATGGTTCATAGGATGTACATCTAGTCCTTTAGCATCATAATGATTCGCAACCTCATAATTTGAAACTATGATTGCATCAGTATTTCTAGCAATGGCTTCAACATCTAAAACATGATCTTGATGGGCATGAGTCACTAAAATGTAATCGGCTTTAATTTGATTTATATCAATATCTGCTGCCTTGTCATTGCCAGTAATAAATGGGTCTACCACAATATGAATACCGTTAATCTCAATCCCCAACGAGGCATGTCCATAAAACGTAATCTTCATGTTTAAATATTTTTTGATTATAATTTACAAAAAACTAAGGCATATTTCTTTATAATATGTCTGAGTTTGAAAATTTCAATTTTCATGCTAACCATAATTATATAATATGATTTAGAAAATGAATTTTAAAGATAAGAAAGAATGAGATTCAATGTTAAATTTCTTCACCTACAAGATGTACCCTATGCCTAAAAGCAGCGAAAACGCAAAAGCAGAAAGCGCCAAAGGTTTTAGGAGTGTATCAAAATCTTCAGGTTTTTTTGCTTTTTTAACTTTGATAAGATGAAAAATCAGAGGTACAAAAATCAGTAGCACCAAAAGATTAGAAATCGAAGAGTAATACAAAATCACAAATGCCAGAGTAATAATCATCGTCCCAACAATCAGCAAGTAATGATAAGACTTTGCGCTTTTAATTCCCAGTCTAACTGCCACGGTAATTTTATTAGAAAATTTATCTGAATCGATATCACGCATATTATTCAAATTTAAAACACCAACGCAAAGCAAACCCAGTGCAATTGCAGGCAAGAACACGTGATGGTCTAATTGCATGGTATATAAAAAATAGCTACCGATGACGCTCAGTAAGCCAAAAAAGATAAACACGAAAAAGTCTCCTAAAGACCTATAACCGTAAGCTTTCTCCCCGATGGTATAATTCATCGCGGCATATATAGAAGCACAGGCAAGGATAAAAAAAAACAGGACATAAATGAAATGTTTTACACCAAAAGCAAAATATAGAAGTATGGTTGTAAATATTATAACTACAATGATGTTAAGCCTAATTGCCTTAAGCATATCATCTGGAGTGATTTTTCCGCTTTGGATAGCTCTCGCTGGCCCTACCCTTTTCTCACCGTCGGTGCCTTTTACGCCATCGCCATAATCATTGGATAAATTTGATAAAATCTGTAAGCTAATTGTAGTTAGTATAGCGAACAAAAGAATTGTAATCTTGAAGTATCCATTATAATATGCGAAACATGACCCCAAAATAATCCCAGAGATAGATAAAGGAAGTGTTCTTAAACGGATCGCTGACAACCACGATTTAAAATTGTTCATTTAGTCATCTTAATTTTAGGGAATCCATTTTTTTTCAAAATTAGGTTTTCTTTTTTCTAAGAAAGCATCTCGTCCTTCTTTGGCTTCATCTGTCATATAGGCCAGACGTGTAGCCTCCCCAGCAAATACTTGTTGACCTACCATACCATCGTCAGTAAGATTCATAGCAAATTTAAGCATCTTTATAGAAGTTGGTGATTTAGCTAATATTTCCTGAGCCCATTCATAAGCTGTGCTCTCTAATTCTTCATGTGGTATCACCGCATTTACCATTCCCATATCAAAAGCTTCTTGAGCGGAATAATTGCGTCCTAGAAAGAAAATCTCCCGGGCTCTTTTTTGCCCCACCATTTTTGCAAGATATGCAGAACCGTAACCGCCATCAAAACTGGTGACATCGGCATCGGTCTGTTTAAAAATGGCGTGCTCTTTACTGGCCAAAGTTAAGTCGCAAACAACATGTAAACTATGTCCACCACCAACCGCCCAACCAGGAACTACCGCGATTACAACTTTTGGCATAAATCTAATTAGCCTCTGTACCTCTAAAATATTAAGTCTATGATAACCATCCTGACCTACGTAACCTTGGTGTCCTCTAGCTTTTTGATCGCCCCCACTACAAAATGAATACACCCCATCTTTAGATGAAGGTCCTTCAGCAGAAAGCAAAACAACACCGATATTTACATCTTCGTTCGCATCGCTAAACGCATCAAATAATTCTGATGTTGTCTGCGGTCTAAATGCATTCCTGACATCTGGTCGGTTAAATGCGATTCTGGCAACTCCGTTTTTCTTGCGGTAAGTTATGTCTTTGTAGTCTTGGACGTTCAACCAATCACTCATTGGTACTATTTTACTTCAATTTTAAACAAAAATACTCAAATAAGGTAGAGTAATATCTAAATTGATCAATTAGTATAACTTAATAAAATTTATATTTGTACCGATAATTAATAGCCCACAATGAACATAATTGATTCCCCGGTCAATTCTAAGATAATTGCCACCTATACTATTTCCATTGGCAAAATTTACATTTTTGATTGTTATGTTGTTGCCGAATATAACGAAGGTCTTCATCTCTCATTTGATGATTATGAAGATGTGATTAATATTATAGACATGCATTTCGCTAACCGAAAATTTGGATATATTGCAAATAGAGTTAACTCCTATTCCTTCTTGCTTACTGATGCACATAAGTATCATAAAGCCCTGCCGAATTTACATGTATATGCCGTTGTTTATTATAGCACATTAGCAAGACAGAATGTAGATTTAGAGAATCGTTTTTTTCAATTCAATCGAGAAAGTTTTTCTGAACTTAGCTCAGCAATAGAATGGGTGAAGATGGCAATGTCGAAGATTAAAGAAACGCAGTGTTAATCCTTTAGATAGATTCCATCATCTTTTAGGTCGATGAGTCTTTGCTTATAGAGTGTACCAATAGCTTTCTTAAAGCTTTTTTTACTCATTTCTAACTGATCCTTAATTTCTTCTGGGTTAGATTTGTCCGTTAGCTTAATGACGCCATTGTTTTTTTGGAGTGTTTCCATAATAGCATCAGCATTAGGCTCAATACTTCTATAGCCCATTTTGCTAAGCGTGACGTTAATCTTATTATCAGGACGGATTTTCTTGATAATTCCCTTAAGACGGTCACCTACACTTAATTCCTTAAATAAGTCATCTTGAAAAATGAGTCCAAGATGCTTTTTGTTGATGATGACGTTCATCCCTAATTCTGAAGGGTGACTTACAATGAGATCAACTTCTTCGAAAGGCTCAACCGTAAGCTCGGTATTATCCAAAAATTGATTGGTTTTACTTGAGGCAACTAAGCGCTCGGTCTTTTCATCCAAATAGCAATAAACAAGATACCAGCCGCCAACCTTCATCTTAAAAGCTTGCTCTTGAAATGAACAGAAAAGTTCCTTAACTAATCCCCAGTCTAGAAAAGCGCCGAAATCATTGACTTCATTACAACGCAAGAGTGCAAATTCTTCACGCTTAATATAGGGTTCGTCAGTAGTTGCGACAATACGTTCTTCGTTATCTAAGTAGACAAACACTTTAATTTCGTCCCCGATATCAAAGGTTTCTGGTACGTATCTATTTGGAAGTAAAACTTCATTTCCGTCTTCATCTTCCAAAAACAAACCTGGGTCTGTATCCCTGACTATCTCTAATAAATTGTAATATCCTAATTGCATTCTGCGAAGATAGCGATAATGTCTTATTAACCATAAATGGATAAGAACTAATATCTTTCTTTACTTAAGGTGTTCAAAATATTCTAAAAGGATTTTATCATTCTCTTTTCTTGGGGTGAAGATTTCTAACAATCGTGGTCTTTCTGATGGATTGAAAAATGTCTTCAGGTTAGTAGATAACTCCTGTTCATCGAGGGCCTCAAAATATTCAAAATCAAACATCGAACAGAGATGTTTAGAATTTAAATTATGAATAGTTTCAAAATAGTTTTCAAAATTGGTTGAATTTTTATCGCCCGGTAAAATTCTAAAGATGCCTCCGCCGTGATTATTCACAACTATTATTCTAAAGTGAGAAGGTATGTAATCGTTCCAAAGCGCATTGCTGTCATAGAAAAAACTCAAATCGCCCGTAATGAGCAAGGTCTGCTCTTTCCTTTGTACGGAACAACCAACCGCCGTAGACGTGCTACCATCTATTCCACTGGTTCCTCTATTACAAAAAACCTCAATATTCCCTGGTATATCAAAAAGTTGAGCGTACCGAATGGTGGCGCTATTACTAAGTTGAAGAACTATTTTATCAGTGATATTTTTTAGAATAATGTCAAACGCCTTAAAATCTGAAAAGTCGATCTTGTCGATATATTCTTTATGTTTAATCTTTCTTTTCTCTTTTACCAATTCCCACTTGGTCCGGTAATCGGTTTTATTTGTGTTTAGCTTCGGAAGAAATTCTCTTAAAAAGTCATTCGAAGATAAGTTGAAGGTTTTATTTAGTTTAAAATAAGTATCTAGAGCAGGGTTCTCACCTACGTGCCAATGCTGTTCTGGCGAATGTGTCCGAAGAAATGCCTTTATTTTTTTTGAAATTACCATGCCGCCAAACGTCAGAAGAATTTCAGGTTGAAGCTCTTTAAAATCAGCTTCATTTAAGGGCGCGATGATTTTGTCGATACTGGGAAAGGTTAGCGCGGAGTGAATATTAGAAGTTGTTTCTGTAAAAATCAGCACGCTCTCATCTTTTGCTAAAGTATCAATCAGTTCTTTTTCGATTGCATTGGGTTGAAGCACACCAATAATGACCATCTTTTTATGCGCAGAATTCCATGCTTCAGCATAACTATCCAAATCGACCAAGACTGATTCTTTTTTAGGGTCCAATGGTCTCATCAAAGTGGGATGTACTAATAAATTTTCAGTTGTTACATAAAGCGGCTCATCAAATGGAACATTTATATGAACTGGACTAGACTTAGTGATAGCAAGGTTAAAAGCTTTATTTATTTCAACTTCATTAGATTCTTGAATGCCTTTTTGAATACCGATAAAACGTTCGAGATTATTTTCTAGACTTTTAAAGATTTCAAGTTTTTCTGGATTTTTGACTGCTTTTTCGGGAGAGATATCAATTTTCAAATTGCAACTATACGCAACGTGATTTTCAAAAACATTCTCTTGATTGATTGTTTGTCCATCACCTACGTTGAGCAAGTGCTTCGGGCGATCTGCCGAGATAATTATAAGCGGAATATTACTAAAATATGATTCGGCGACGGCGGGATAATAATTTAAAACCGCACTTCCAGAGGTACATATCAAAACAGTTGGAATTCCGGTTTGCTGGGAAATGCCCATGCCAAAAAATGCCGCGCATCTTTCATCCACAATACTATAACAATTGAAGAATTCGTCTTCCATAAATCCAATGATTAATGGCGCATTTCGGCTTCCAGGAGAAATCACAACATTCTTGAATCCGTATGATTTACAGAGTTGGACGATCGTTTGGGCAAGCGGTATTTTTGAGTAAGTCATCTTAACCACAAAGATAGAATCTTCACTATAAAAACAGGAACAACTTAGGAGCTAATGAGTATAAATATTAGCCGAGAACATTTTTTATAGTCCTCGTTTTATTTATGGTTTCTTGCCACTCATTTTCCGGAATCGATTCTGAAGTAATGCCGCCTCCAACAAAAATGGAGGCGTTTCCATCAACGATTTTCATACATCTTAAATTTACGTACAAATCGGTTTGAAACGTATCAGTGAAAAATGCTCTATTCTCAATATTTCTTCTCACTGTTTTTCTATTTTTTGAAGTCGAAAGATTGAGTTCTCCCAAAAAGCCAGTATAAAATTCACGATTATAATTCTCATTTTCAAATATGAATTTTTTGGCCAAATCACGGGGCACCCCACAAACAGCAGGTGTTGGATGAAGTTTTTGTATGATTTTTTGAAGTTCAGAATCCTTGTTTTTTAATTTTCCAGATACTGCGGTTTTAAGATGAAATAAGTTTCCGGCTTTTACGGTTTGCACTTTTTCAGTTTCAACTTCTATAACAAAATCTTTTAAACTTTCAACTAAAAAATCAGTGACTAATTGTTGTTCCCTAAATTCTTTACTTGTCCATTCTATAGCTTCAGAATTTTTTGTTCCCGCTAAAGCAACGGTTCTAAGTCGATTCCTTTCAATATTTAAAAATCTTTCTGGCGAAGCTCCTAGCCAAACTCCAAAGCTTGGGTGGTAACAAATGTAGACGAAGGCGGAAGGATGTATTTTTAACAAACGTTTATATATGAAAAAAATGTCGTCAGATTTAAGCGGGACAACCTCTACTCTACTTAAAACAATTTTTTCAACAGCAGAATTTTTGATATACTCTATTGTGTTACTAATCAATTCTAGATATCTCCCTCGTTCTTGCAAAGATTCTAAGGTAATAGAATCGGAAAAACTATTCTCCAAAATTTCAAAATCAATCTCGTCAAGATTTTCTTGAATCAGACGGCACTCAGCTTCTGGTAAAATAATGGTTTTATGAGAGTCGTCGAAGGGCGACATTATAAATCCTTTTTCACTAAAATCCTTAATGTAATGTAATTCTTCGGTGTCTTGTAAATAAGCTTTAACCGTGGCAGAATTTGGTTTATGATAAGCTACAAAAGGTAGTCTGGAGTTATAATGTATTTCTAATTCTTTAAATATTGAACTTGCGTTCATGCGGTTATTTAGATTTAGGAAGCGCTATGGTGGTCAGTTTGCAAAGTGACACCAAGTTATCATTATCATCTGTAATCCTGATTTCTAAGAGTTGGGTAGTCCGGCCTTTATGGATAAATTTTGCAGTGGCATATACAAATCCATCTCTAACGCTTTTAAGGTGATTGGCAGAAATTTCTATACCTCGTACAAAAAGTTCTTTCTGGTCCAAAAAGAGATGAGCGGCAAAACTACCGACACTTTCTGCAAGCGCCACAGAAGCCCCACCATGAAGTACGCCATCGGGCTGATAAACTTTAGAACTTACTGGCATTCGCGCAATCAAATAATCATCCCCATAATCAAGAAATTCTATTGAAAGAGTTTCCATCAAGGTGTTTTTACAAATTTCATTTGCTTCAGAAATGACTTCTTCTTTGCTTCGTGGCATTATGATTATTTTTGGTCAGGTAAAAATACAAAACGACTCACTAACATGAATTCTACTAAAAAAGAAATCTCATACACCACTACCAATAGTTATTCAACCTTAAATAAATTATCCAATAGAACTAAGACCATTTGGTTTGTTTGCCATGGGATGGGACAGTTAAGCGAACGCTTTATAGAACATTTTTCGATTTTAGATGAAGTTGAAAATTATATAATTGCGCCGCAAGCACCCAGCAAATATTATCATACGCAAGAATACAAAACAGTTGGCGCATCATGGCTTACAAAGTTGAATACTAAAAAAGACACAGAAAATGTACTACGTTATTTTGATTCCATTTTTGAGAATGAACATATACCTAAAGACATTTCAATTAATTTTTTAGGCTATTCACAGGGTGTGTCGGTAGTAATGAGATATATCGCGAGCAGAAAAATACAGTTTACCCAGCTAATACTTTTTGCAGGTGGTATACCTGTAGAACTCAAACCTGAAAATTTTACCCATCTACGAATGGGTTTTAAGGTAACTTACATTTATGGTGATGAAGATACTTACTTGAATAACCCAAGAATCGCATCAGAAATGAAAAAATTAGAATCGTTATTGCCCGATGCTCATAAAATCGCAAGATTTTCTGGCAACCATACTTTTAATCTTGAAGAAGCAATAAAAAATATCTAAAAAGAAACGACCACCTAAAAGGTGGCCGTTCCCATTCAATTAAGAATTGCTATTAATCTCGATTTTAACGTTTGTTATTGGAAGAAATGATCTGTTTTATCATCGTTTCCTTCTCAGTTGTTACTCGTACAAATAACATTCTGTCTAGCGCGTTAGTAAGATTAATTTCTTTCTTGCCATTTTCTCCTTTACTGTAAGAGATGTTTCTGTAAGTTCTAACTACATTACCCATTATATCTACAATTTCGATATCAACTTTGGTATTATAATCAAACTCATAATTCACCTCTACGTTTTTCACAAATGGGTTAGGAGAAACTCTTACAGAGGATTCCTTACTTAGAGAAAGTGCAGTTGACACATCGTCAGGAACAGTATTTAGACAAGAAATTGCATTTGAGCCAGCAAACGAATCGCTTCCTCCATCATCGCCATCAACTGGTCCGCCATCACAAGCAACACCATGCAAGATAATATAGAAATCACCTGAAACCTCAATAGGACCGAGATCATAACTTTGAACTCCTCCACCGAGCGTAGGATTGAAGTTATATTGACCTGGTGCTACTGTAGCAACTGATTTTTTTCCTTTCTTCTGCATTGGATATTTAGTACAACCGATATAGACATGTATTTCATTTAAAACATTTCCATCAATGGTTTCGTAGTGTACTGTCACCGTCTCACCGTCGTAATTTACGATGGCAAAACCATATTCAGTGGCAGGACTACCTTCGTCGGTAGGATCACAATCATTTCCACTTCCACCATAAAGAGTAAATCTGTACTCTCCTGGAGTTGTGATGTGATTAGTCCAACCCCATCGGTCTAAATTATCCTCTAAGAAACAAAGGCTTGTATCGCTATTATAACCGAACACGGTATCGCATTCAATTACACACTGTATAACGGATATGTCTGTCATCGCTGAGTCAGAGCATCCGGCCTCACTTTCATAGGTATAGGTTACAGTAGCACTCAAACCAGCTCCAACTGAAGAAGGATCAAACGTAAATGTAAGACCATTTCCATCATCGGTTACACCGGTTCCGCTATAAACACCACCAACTGGCAATCCACCTCCTAGAACAACAGGTCCATTTTCAAGGCATATGCCATCTAAGAAAGGATCTAATGTAACATTTGGTAATGGATTAACCGTTAGTATTGCAGAACTAGCACATTCACCTACGGTAACAGTAATAAGTACACCACCTTCAGCAACACCTGTGGCAATTCCATTGGCATCTATTGTGGCTATTGCTTCATCTTCAGATTCATAGGTTGCTCCTTCTTCAAAGAAACTTACCGTATCACCTACGCAAACTTCATCTTCTTCTACGATAGGTGCAGGACTAACCGCAACTATTTCATTACATGTTGAAGGACAACTTGGTGCACCTTCATAATTTGCAGTAATGGTAAGAATCAACTCAAAGCTTGTTTCACCTGCATCTGGTTTAACATCTACAGTGGTTCCATCATTAGACCCCATAATGGTGGCTCCTCCACCTGCTCCAATCTCCCATAAATATTCGTTGTAAGTCTCATCAACTCCAAGATAAGCATAGGTACGGGTTGCATTATCACAAGCCGTTAACAAGTCACTTGGGTCTTCACCTTCAAAACCTATTGAACAAGCTGGAATAGGATTCTCATAGACCGTGAACTCTAGGTCGTAAGGACAACCATTGATATCGAAGACGTTCTCCACGTGCGGGGAACCGGCGGCACCATAAGGCCCGTAGCTCTCATCGTTACCGTCCCCGTCGCTGTCGTAGCTGAAGGTCCAGGTATCGCCATCGCAGACCGTGTAAGACGCTGTGTAAGTATCGGTGACATCGTACTCGTCAACGGTGAACTCCAATTGGTAAGTGCAACCGTTGATATCGGTGACGTCTTCCGTATGGACGCCCTCGCCGTAAGGCCCGTAGCTCTCATCGTTACCGTCCCCGTCGCTGTCGTAGCTGAAGGTCCAGGTATCGCCATCGCAGACAGTGTAAGACGCTGTGTAAGTATCGGTGACATCGTACTCGTCAACGGTGAACTCCAATTGGTAAGGGCAACCGTTGATATCGGTAACTTCTTCCGTATGGACGCCCTCACCGTAAGGCCCGTAGCTCTCATCGTTACCGTCCCCGTCGCTGTCGTAGCTGAAGGTCCAGGTATCGCCATCACAGACCGTATAAGAATCTTGATAGGCATCAGTAACGTCGTTCTCATAGACTGTGAACTCTAGGTCGTAAGGACATCCGTTGATATCGGTAACGTTCTCTACGTGCGGGGAACCGGCGGCACCATAAGGCCCGTAGCTCTCATCGTTACCGTCCCCGTCGCTGTCGTAGCTGAAGGTCCAAGTACCGCCATCGCAGACCGTATAAGACGCTGTGTAAGTATCGGTGACATCGTACTCGTCAACGGTGAACTCCAATTGGTAAGGGCAACCGTTGATATCGGTAACGTCTTCCGTATGGACGCCCTCGCCGTAAGGCCCGTAGCTCTCATCGTTACCGTCCCCGTCGCTGTCGTAGCTGAACGTCCATGAATCACCATCGCAAACCGTATAGGAATCCATATAGGTATCCGTGACATCGTACTCGTCAACGGTGAACTCCAATTGGTAAGGGCAACCGTTGATATCGGTAACATCTTCCGTATGGACGCCCTCGCCGTAAGGCCCGTAGCTCTCATCGTTACCGTCCCCATCGCTGTCGTAGCTGAAGGTCCAGGTATCGCCATCGCAGACCGTATATGAATCCTCATATGTTCCGGTAAGATCCTTAATTATTACACTCACTGGCCCATAAGTTAAGGTACACTCTGTCGCAACTGTTGTTGCGACAATCTGATATTCCCCTTGGGGTAAATCCTCAAATACAATATCATCACCAGTGCCACAAACTTCAGCTCCATAGTTCATATAGCTCGACGTACTACTATCATATTTTTGTAACTGATAACACTCAGTAGTAGATGAATCTTCAAGAGTGACTGTACCATTTGGTGAATCAGACCCACACACATCAGAACCTACAAGGGTTTTTTCTCTAGGTTGACTATCAAATGCGCCAAAAACTAAATCCCCATTTGCGGATGTTGGCTCTTGAGATTGACTGGTCTTAAAAATAATTGATGAAAAACATGCATCAATATTTACAGATAATCCAAATTCTGCTTCCAACTTACAAAGATCCACGGTAGCTTCGAAGAATGTACCCGATGTATACTTGTCTTTTGGCGCAAATTTACCCCGGTAATCAAAACAGGAGGGTACAACAGTCGTAGTACTATTTACAGAACCTGACATAATCCCAAAAGTTTCAACTTCTTGATCAATTAAAAGAACCAGTTCTCCAGCTTCCCATATATAAATCCTCATAAATTGTTTACCTCCACCATTTGTGAATTTGCTCGTAATCAATAAATCTCCATCTAAATGCGTACCGCTAAAAGTTCCATCTGCGTTAAGACTGACTTCTGGATTCTTAAAAATCCAAAGGCCCAAATCCGTATCCCCATTGGCTGCAAAACGATCAGCAAAGAAATAAAGGTTACATTCATCAGTAATCGCCACCCCTACATTTCCTAAATCATTTTTGTCAGAAACATTACTAATGGACCACCTCCAGTTTTCTAATAGTACAACATCGGATGTACCTTGTGTAAATTGATTGTCGACATTGCTCACTCCAGGAATATCTTTAGATAAACTTCCATCTTGAACATCGCGAGCATAAACGGTTGGTATTGAATTATCATTCAATACAGGACACCAATCTGATGGATCACCATCAATCGTTATTTGCCCATAAGCATTACCAGTGGACATAAAAAATGCTCCTATGCAAAAACAGCAGCAGAGCAATAACTTAAAAGAGGGCAAGCTCACTGTACCCGTCTCTGAACTTGTAAATTTG
Encoded here:
- a CDS encoding OST-HTH/LOTUS domain-containing protein translates to MDIKLAILIDGDNIPSAYVKEMMEEIAKYGNPTIKRIYGDWTNTKLNKWKQVLLENAITPIQQYGYTTGKNATDSAMIIDAMDILYSEKVNGFCLVSSDSDFTRLATRLREAGMQVFGIGEKKTPDPFIAACDKFIYLEILKKSTTDEQSKTVNTEAENKENIDKITPRVINLISSTISDVADEDGWAFLGDVGNLLQKKQPNFDSRNYGFLKLTLLIKSIKNFEIDRRDKAKSRYKLVYVRIRDEFNKQ
- a CDS encoding L-ascorbate metabolism protein UlaG, beta-lactamase superfamily, which encodes MKITFYGHASLGIEINGIHIVVDPFITGNDKAADIDINQIKADYILVTHAHQDHVLDVEAIARNTDAIIVSNYEVANHYDAKGLDVHPMNHGGSWDFEFGNVKYVNAIHTSSFDDGSYGGQPGGFVIEGEHKNIYIAGDTALTFDMKLIPLYTDIDLAILPIGDNFTMGVDDAIIASDFIECDKILGYHYDTFGYIEIDKDEAKRKFFDKGKDLMLLEIGESIEI
- a CDS encoding 1,4-dihydroxy-2-naphthoate prenyltransferase: MNNFKSWLSAIRLRTLPLSISGIILGSCFAYYNGYFKITILLFAILTTISLQILSNLSNDYGDGVKGTDGEKRVGPARAIQSGKITPDDMLKAIRLNIIVVIIFTTILLYFAFGVKHFIYVLFFFILACASIYAAMNYTIGEKAYGYRSLGDFFVFIFFGLLSVIGSYFLYTMQLDHHVFLPAIALGLLCVGVLNLNNMRDIDSDKFSNKITVAVRLGIKSAKSYHYLLIVGTMIITLAFVILYYSSISNLLVLLIFVPLIFHLIKVKKAKKPEDFDTLLKPLALSAFAFSLLLGIGYIL
- a CDS encoding 1,4-Dihydroxy-2-naphthoyl-CoA synthase; amino-acid sequence: MSDWLNVQDYKDITYRKKNGVARIAFNRPDVRNAFRPQTTSELFDAFSDANEDVNIGVVLLSAEGPSSKDGVYSFCSGGDQKARGHQGYVGQDGYHRLNILEVQRLIRFMPKVVIAVVPGWAVGGGHSLHVVCDLTLASKEHAIFKQTDADVTSFDGGYGSAYLAKMVGQKRAREIFFLGRNYSAQEAFDMGMVNAVIPHEELESTAYEWAQEILAKSPTSIKMLKFAMNLTDDGMVGQQVFAGEATRLAYMTDEAKEGRDAFLEKRKPNFEKKWIP
- a CDS encoding 2-succinyl-5-enolpyruvyl-6-hydroxy-3-cyclohexene-1-carboxylate synthase; the protein is MTYSKIPLAQTIVQLCKSYGFKNVVISPGSRNAPLIIGFMEDEFFNCYSIVDERCAAFFGMGISQQTGIPTVLICTSGSAVLNYYPAVAESYFSNIPLIIISADRPKHLLNVGDGQTINQENVFENHVAYSCNLKIDISPEKAVKNPEKLEIFKSLENNLERFIGIQKGIQESNEVEINKAFNLAITKSSPVHINVPFDEPLYVTTENLLVHPTLMRPLDPKKESVLVDLDSYAEAWNSAHKKMVIIGVLQPNAIEKELIDTLAKDESVLIFTETTSNIHSALTFPSIDKIIAPLNEADFKELQPEILLTFGGMVISKKIKAFLRTHSPEQHWHVGENPALDTYFKLNKTFNLSSNDFLREFLPKLNTNKTDYRTKWELVKEKRKIKHKEYIDKIDFSDFKAFDIILKNITDKIVLQLSNSATIRYAQLFDIPGNIEVFCNRGTSGIDGSTSTAVGCSVQRKEQTLLITGDLSFFYDSNALWNDYIPSHFRIIVVNNHGGGIFRILPGDKNSTNFENYFETIHNLNSKHLCSMFDFEYFEALDEQELSTNLKTFFNPSERPRLLEIFTPRKENDKILLEYFEHLK
- a CDS encoding isochorismate synthase; translated protein: MNASSIFKELEIHYNSRLPFVAYHKPNSATVKAYLQDTEELHYIKDFSEKGFIMSPFDDSHKTIILPEAECRLIQENLDEIDFEILENSFSDSITLESLQERGRYLELISNTIEYIKNSAVEKIVLSRVEVVPLKSDDIFFIYKRLLKIHPSAFVYICYHPSFGVWLGASPERFLNIERNRLRTVALAGTKNSEAIEWTSKEFREQQLVTDFLVESLKDFVIEVETEKVQTVKAGNLFHLKTAVSGKLKNKDSELQKIIQKLHPTPAVCGVPRDLAKKFIFENENYNREFYTGFLGELNLSTSKNRKTVRRNIENRAFFTDTFQTDLYVNLRCMKIVDGNASIFVGGGITSESIPENEWQETINKTRTIKNVLG
- a CDS encoding uncharacterized domain 1-containing protein encodes the protein MPRSKEEVISEANEICKNTLMETLSIEFLDYGDDYLIARMPVSSKVYQPDGVLHGGASVALAESVGSFAAHLFLDQKELFVRGIEISANHLKSVRDGFVYATAKFIHKGRTTQLLEIRITDDNDNLVSLCKLTTIALPKSK